In a single window of the Oscillatoria sp. FACHB-1406 genome:
- a CDS encoding DEAD/DEAH box helicase, with the protein MHDLMGAYQRLDRLYRLYIKSAFPLRSRVLSQERDNILNRRGVLSQPPLVETVPIYPSSGLNLAAAARRLSSEVAEYGDLAELARNLFPPNIELYQHQWQSLERAILEHQDIVVTTGTGSGKTECFLLPLLAQLVRESATWEAVGSSDSTGNWWDCEQPDRRIPQCSHTRRPHALRAVILYPLNALVEDQLRRLRTVLDDDSVHQWLDRNRGGNRITFGRYTGLTPVSGIETDSSRERLRKILQQMQEQRQDVLSILQNDPERDRELQYYFPRLDGGEMRSRWDMQETPPDILITNYSMLNIMMMRSIEDNIFEQTKAWLAEPGHPEREFFLIIDELHAYRGTPGTEVAYILRLLLHRLGLTPDSPKLQILTTTASLEDNPEGRRFLREFFGRDRFEFISGQQIEPVAGARTFLLPYRRAFEEFAQSVQPEPLAGSPDIENCDAQMSQLATQLGQPQQGGMSPKQRLGEALASIQAPDALRDACRAVNETVRPTQIQQLDGQLFPGAGSLEQAIASNAMRGLLLALGMSQRTTGRSPQPVRGHLFFHNLQNLWACCNPECTHLTDEALQARRDAPLAQKPTVGAIHDTHRISCSCGSRVLDLIVCEVCGDAFLGGYKRQVETPKGETLLILTADQPDLESMPDRANLGQRYEEYALFWPLPHDETLAPQDLEWTADKIKRKWVKAKLDRATGLLKFDKTPRKANEIPGWLYQVLGAKAAYQSPMPSKCPRCDADYGRRKTFKTPLRSHRTGFQKACQVLASATLREMGGSGAGASSRKLVIFADSRQDAAKLAAGMERDHYRDMTRLAMIQAFRQYWSDLEGYLRQMFLFNPSSPNLSTLQRLNQRLYTEVTKPLQPEDVLARMRFAATNAQLNSEAMAWCMGMPHNDRQARRAWEELLAMYPERVPLANLQGTIRDKLLETGIAPGGSEFTAKRYRSSEGDWDFWFNCYDWENPVPVPLINASQDQLNHITRMNNLLVEESIYALFPHMARTFEALGQGWASYRPYNNPSPILIGITEAVIRQLGVRGLHNRHVPRKSKQTSRKQPPRRKFTAGDDDSLRRYILNYIKSVRNLGVTDLDVQRQLLQSGAGIASANGIVLAPDQLTLVPPPQINEGEGLRGYRCPQCNAFFLHDVRNCPECNSKYKEGERAITVVPDRITTDFDYYTELTDRADAACFRMNCEELTGQTNSEERPKRQRWFQEVFISDELPKRKVYGVDLLSVTTTMEAGVDIGALNAVMMANMPPRRFNYQQRVGRAGRRASGVSLAITFCRGRSHDDFYYQRPESMTGDSPPPPYVDLRREAIFKRVLIKEVLRQAFAGATSLAEESKGDNVHGEFGTIDQWQDYEADLAEWLNNPTNEPEIRSIMQALSLETPWAGNEAFEDEMLGYLRDRLIPEIRQIIDDESYIQTASSERLANAGLLPMFGFPTRVRALYTRFPSRSSPWPPADGVIDRNLDIALSQFAPGSQTVKDKAVHTAVGVVSLKPGARSEPGLYPPLCGGNPNPIGLCEHCQAVVPLPSLSEPLPGGREPEKQTCPVCRYSEPSLKCLDVREPKGFFTDLEPEDFDGRFEWQPRSTRPSLSISTEEADALQVGNCTVVNLSDRILSVNDDGGKGGFDFYAEVKVYGQPKAGAYAVAPEETGGAVTTSGNSHRIALVSRRKTDILLVNIDRWPAGVFADPTTVEGRAAWYSFAFWLQIAAGYRLDVDALELQAGFRSLGGEDNRVLGQAFLCDRLENGAGYCRLLAQPQEFAELMSLAEPTNQNSIAWEWMHSKLDPQDSQPHGSKCDTSCNLCLRDFSNLPYHGLLDWRLALDMARIALSSAATVDLHSSWNGTNNPWANLLEGDETAVHTILTNLGYRASEQFGSLRGYIRRSRNLQRVLIVRHPLWTDEHPEWEAAVAAAEGNYAGYEMKSANPFKILRRPADYA; encoded by the coding sequence ATGCACGATCTAATGGGGGCTTATCAACGACTCGATCGCCTTTATCGGTTGTATATCAAGAGTGCGTTTCCTTTGCGATCGCGCGTCCTCAGTCAAGAGCGCGATAACATTCTGAATCGTCGGGGCGTACTGAGCCAGCCCCCGTTGGTTGAAACCGTTCCGATTTACCCTTCCTCGGGGCTGAATCTCGCTGCTGCCGCACGGCGCTTGTCTTCAGAAGTTGCTGAATATGGAGACTTAGCAGAGTTAGCGAGAAATCTTTTTCCTCCGAACATCGAACTTTATCAGCATCAGTGGCAGAGCCTCGAGCGAGCTATCCTCGAGCATCAAGATATTGTTGTGACAACGGGGACGGGTTCTGGAAAAACGGAATGCTTTCTGCTGCCGCTTTTGGCGCAACTGGTGAGAGAATCGGCAACCTGGGAGGCAGTCGGAAGCTCGGACTCAACGGGGAATTGGTGGGATTGCGAGCAACCCGATCGCCGCATTCCCCAATGCTCGCATACGCGCCGCCCTCACGCCCTTAGAGCCGTTATTCTTTATCCACTCAACGCCCTTGTTGAAGATCAACTGCGAAGACTGAGAACCGTCCTTGACGACGATTCAGTTCATCAATGGCTGGATCGAAACCGAGGCGGAAACCGGATTACCTTTGGACGCTATACGGGGCTGACTCCGGTTTCGGGAATTGAAACCGATTCGAGTCGGGAACGGTTGCGTAAAATTCTGCAACAGATGCAGGAACAGCGCCAAGATGTGCTGAGCATACTGCAAAACGATCCAGAGCGCGATCGCGAACTGCAATACTACTTCCCCAGGCTAGATGGCGGCGAAATGCGATCGCGCTGGGATATGCAAGAAACGCCCCCGGATATCCTGATTACCAACTACTCCATGCTAAACATCATGATGATGCGGAGCATTGAAGACAATATTTTTGAACAAACCAAAGCGTGGTTGGCAGAACCGGGACATCCAGAACGAGAATTTTTCCTGATTATTGACGAACTTCATGCCTATCGCGGTACGCCGGGAACTGAAGTCGCTTATATTCTGCGCTTGCTCCTCCATCGCCTCGGTTTAACCCCCGACTCGCCCAAGCTACAAATCCTGACGACGACAGCCAGTTTAGAAGATAACCCAGAAGGGAGAAGATTCCTGCGAGAGTTTTTTGGCAGAGATCGATTTGAATTTATTAGCGGGCAACAAATAGAGCCTGTAGCCGGTGCGCGGACATTTCTTTTACCCTATCGCCGCGCCTTTGAAGAATTTGCCCAAAGCGTCCAACCCGAGCCGCTAGCGGGTTCGCCCGATATAGAGAATTGTGACGCTCAGATGAGCCAGCTAGCAACTCAGTTAGGGCAACCTCAGCAGGGAGGAATGAGTCCCAAGCAACGATTGGGAGAAGCCCTAGCCAGCATTCAAGCACCGGATGCGTTACGCGATGCTTGTAGAGCAGTCAATGAGACAGTTCGACCGACCCAAATTCAGCAATTAGACGGGCAGTTATTTCCGGGGGCTGGCTCCCTGGAACAGGCGATCGCTTCCAACGCGATGAGAGGCTTGCTGCTAGCTTTGGGAATGTCTCAACGGACAACGGGGCGTTCTCCTCAACCCGTGCGAGGACACTTATTCTTCCACAACTTACAAAATCTTTGGGCCTGCTGCAATCCCGAATGCACCCATTTAACCGATGAGGCGCTTCAAGCTCGTCGCGATGCGCCGCTCGCCCAAAAACCCACCGTTGGAGCCATCCACGATACCCATCGAATCTCCTGTAGCTGCGGTTCTCGCGTTCTCGATTTAATTGTCTGTGAAGTCTGCGGCGATGCCTTCTTAGGAGGTTACAAGCGGCAAGTTGAAACGCCGAAGGGGGAAACATTGTTAATTCTCACAGCAGACCAACCCGATCTCGAAAGTATGCCAGATCGCGCCAACCTCGGACAGCGATACGAAGAATACGCCCTATTCTGGCCCCTGCCTCACGATGAAACTTTAGCCCCCCAAGACCTAGAGTGGACGGCAGACAAAATAAAACGCAAATGGGTTAAAGCCAAACTCGATCGCGCTACGGGTTTGCTGAAGTTCGATAAAACCCCTCGAAAAGCCAATGAAATCCCCGGTTGGCTTTACCAAGTTTTGGGGGCAAAAGCAGCGTACCAATCCCCCATGCCGAGCAAATGTCCTCGCTGCGATGCCGACTACGGCCGCCGCAAAACCTTCAAAACGCCCCTAAGAAGCCATCGGACGGGATTCCAAAAAGCCTGCCAGGTTTTAGCCAGTGCGACGTTGCGAGAAATGGGTGGCAGCGGTGCGGGGGCTTCATCTCGAAAACTGGTCATTTTCGCCGACAGTCGCCAGGATGCAGCGAAACTCGCCGCTGGAATGGAGCGAGATCATTACCGCGATATGACTCGTCTGGCGATGATTCAAGCTTTTCGGCAGTATTGGAGCGATCTAGAGGGATATCTACGGCAAATGTTTCTCTTCAATCCCTCTAGCCCTAACTTGTCAACATTACAACGGCTGAATCAGCGCTTATATACTGAAGTTACAAAACCTCTTCAGCCAGAGGATGTGTTGGCTCGAATGAGATTTGCAGCAACTAATGCTCAACTTAATAGTGAAGCAATGGCATGGTGCATGGGAATGCCACACAATGATCGACAGGCGCGACGAGCTTGGGAAGAGTTGTTGGCTATGTATCCAGAACGGGTTCCTTTAGCCAATTTGCAAGGCACCATTAGGGATAAGCTCTTGGAAACGGGAATTGCTCCAGGTGGTTCTGAGTTCACGGCTAAGAGATATAGATCCTCTGAAGGGGATTGGGATTTTTGGTTTAACTGCTATGACTGGGAGAATCCTGTACCAGTCCCACTAATTAACGCTAGCCAAGACCAACTGAACCACATCACCCGCATGAACAACCTTCTTGTAGAAGAGTCGATCTATGCACTGTTTCCCCATATGGCTAGGACTTTTGAAGCTCTTGGACAAGGTTGGGCGAGCTATCGACCTTATAACAATCCTTCACCTATTCTGATCGGCATTACTGAAGCTGTGATTCGCCAACTCGGTGTTAGAGGTTTGCATAACCGCCACGTACCTCGTAAAAGTAAGCAGACTTCCCGTAAACAACCTCCACGTAGAAAGTTTACCGCAGGAGACGATGATAGCTTGCGTCGTTACATCCTCAACTATATTAAAAGCGTCAGGAACCTTGGAGTAACAGACCTTGATGTACAACGACAACTCTTGCAATCAGGTGCAGGAATAGCATCTGCCAATGGAATCGTTTTAGCTCCTGACCAGTTAACTCTTGTACCTCCACCTCAAATTAATGAGGGTGAGGGATTAAGAGGCTACCGTTGTCCGCAGTGCAATGCTTTCTTTCTGCACGATGTTCGCAACTGTCCGGAGTGTAACAGCAAGTACAAGGAAGGCGAGCGGGCTATTACTGTCGTTCCAGATCGAATTACGACCGATTTTGACTACTATACGGAACTAACAGACCGCGCTGATGCCGCCTGTTTCCGGATGAACTGTGAAGAATTAACAGGTCAAACGAATAGCGAAGAGCGTCCGAAGCGGCAGCGTTGGTTCCAAGAAGTGTTTATTTCCGACGAATTACCCAAGCGAAAAGTCTACGGTGTTGACCTCTTGAGCGTTACCACTACAATGGAGGCGGGGGTTGATATTGGCGCGCTCAATGCCGTGATGATGGCGAATATGCCGCCGCGACGGTTTAACTATCAGCAGCGAGTCGGACGAGCGGGGAGACGAGCGAGTGGGGTTTCCCTCGCGATTACCTTCTGTCGGGGCAGGAGTCACGACGATTTTTATTACCAGCGCCCGGAAAGCATGACGGGAGATTCGCCGCCACCGCCTTACGTGGATTTGCGCCGAGAAGCCATTTTTAAGCGGGTTTTGATTAAGGAAGTGCTGCGCCAAGCTTTTGCCGGGGCGACGAGTTTGGCCGAAGAAAGCAAGGGCGATAATGTCCACGGGGAATTTGGCACGATTGACCAGTGGCAGGATTACGAAGCCGATCTTGCCGAATGGTTGAATAATCCGACCAACGAACCCGAGATTCGCTCGATTATGCAAGCTCTGAGTTTGGAAACTCCTTGGGCGGGGAATGAAGCGTTTGAGGATGAAATGCTGGGGTATTTGCGCGATCGCCTGATTCCGGAAATTCGGCAAATTATCGATGACGAATCCTATATCCAGACTGCCTCGAGCGAGCGCTTGGCGAACGCAGGCTTATTGCCCATGTTTGGCTTCCCCACTCGCGTCCGAGCCTTGTATACTCGCTTTCCCTCACGTTCGTCTCCGTGGCCGCCTGCCGACGGAGTTATCGATCGCAACTTAGACATCGCCCTGAGTCAGTTTGCCCCCGGCTCTCAAACCGTCAAGGATAAAGCCGTTCACACCGCCGTGGGAGTTGTTTCGCTCAAACCCGGGGCGCGCTCCGAACCCGGACTCTATCCACCCCTCTGTGGGGGCAATCCCAACCCGATTGGATTGTGCGAACACTGTCAAGCCGTCGTCCCGCTGCCCTCTCTATCGGAGCCGTTACCGGGCGGCAGAGAGCCAGAGAAGCAAACTTGTCCGGTTTGCCGTTATTCTGAACCTTCCCTCAAATGCTTGGATGTACGCGAACCGAAGGGATTTTTTACCGATTTGGAACCCGAGGATTTTGATGGGCGATTTGAATGGCAACCGCGATCGACTCGTCCCTCTTTGAGCATTTCAACTGAAGAGGCGGATGCGTTGCAGGTGGGGAATTGTACGGTTGTGAATTTGAGCGATCGCATCCTCTCAGTCAACGATGATGGGGGTAAAGGTGGATTTGACTTTTACGCCGAAGTCAAAGTTTATGGCCAGCCGAAAGCCGGAGCCTACGCAGTAGCGCCTGAAGAAACGGGTGGAGCCGTCACGACATCGGGAAACTCTCATCGCATTGCCCTCGTTTCGCGGCGGAAGACCGATATTTTGCTCGTCAACATCGATCGCTGGCCTGCCGGAGTTTTTGCCGATCCCACCACAGTTGAAGGGCGAGCGGCTTGGTACTCCTTTGCCTTTTGGTTGCAGATTGCGGCGGGTTATCGTTTAGATGTCGATGCGTTGGAACTCCAGGCGGGGTTTCGTTCCCTTGGGGGCGAGGATAATCGGGTACTGGGTCAAGCTTTTTTGTGCGATCGCCTAGAAAATGGAGCCGGATACTGTCGATTGCTCGCCCAGCCCCAAGAATTTGCTGAATTAATGAGCTTGGCAGAACCCACCAATCAAAATAGCATCGCCTGGGAATGGATGCACTCCAAGCTCGATCCCCAAGATTCGCAACCTCACGGCAGCAAATGCGATACTTCCTGTAACTTGTGCCTGCGGGACTTCAGTAACTTGCCCTATCACGGTTTGCTCGATTGGCGCTTGGCGTTAGATATGGCGAGAATAGCGCTCTCGTCGGCAGCTACGGTAGATTTGCATTCGTCTTGGAATGGCACGAATAATCCTTGGGCTAATCTTTTAGAAGGCGATGAAACTGCCGTACATACTATCTTGACAAATTTGGGGTATCGTGCCTCCGAGCAATTTGGCAGTTTGCGGGGGTATATTCGCCGCAGTCGAAATCTGCAACGGGTTTTAATCGTGCGGCATCCGTTGTGGACTGACGAGCATCCCGAGTGGGAAGCGGCAGTAGCAGCGGCGGAAGGGAATTATGCGGGTTATGAGATGAAGTCTGCGAATCCGTTTAAAATTTTGCGACGACCCGCCGATTATGCGTAG
- a CDS encoding restriction endonuclease, which produces MNPYRLETLVADIFKANHSHAEVIHVGKPHDGGVDVFFVDADQKQWLIQVKRREKANSTEPVETIRNLLGTMLLEGACHGIVVSTADRFSYQAYQAVNRAEEVGMTVKLIDRGILNRMLEAVLPNVFPWLMSLVNSYAEFPADSFRKIPDPNYQQLTLW; this is translated from the coding sequence ATGAACCCTTACAGACTTGAGACGCTCGTAGCAGATATTTTTAAAGCTAACCATAGTCATGCAGAAGTAATTCATGTAGGGAAGCCTCATGATGGTGGAGTTGATGTTTTCTTTGTTGATGCTGACCAAAAACAGTGGCTCATTCAAGTCAAAAGGAGAGAAAAAGCTAACAGTACAGAGCCAGTAGAAACTATTCGCAATCTTCTCGGCACAATGCTACTTGAAGGAGCTTGTCACGGAATTGTAGTGTCTACTGCCGATCGTTTTAGCTATCAAGCTTATCAAGCAGTTAATCGGGCGGAGGAGGTTGGAATGACTGTGAAACTGATTGACAGAGGCATTTTAAATCGAATGTTAGAGGCTGTTTTACCTAATGTATTCCCTTGGTTAATGAGTCTGGTAAATTCCTATGCTGAATTCCCAGCAGATTCTTTTAGAAAAATACCAGATCCGAATTATCAGCAACTTACACTATGGTAA
- a CDS encoding HNH endonuclease translates to MTVSSASRQRIRQRAAFLCEYCHSSEEASASLFTIDHLIPQSLGGADTEDNLALACHRCNSRRYNFIDGFDSETQTICSLFNPRVQNWREHFIWSADRQRIIGITPIGRATVERLDLNDERHDEGSIQRARRLWIRGGWHPPAEDPISDS, encoded by the coding sequence GTGACAGTTAGCAGTGCCAGCAGACAACGAATTCGCCAGCGCGCTGCCTTTCTGTGCGAATACTGCCATTCTTCTGAAGAAGCGAGCGCATCACTTTTTACAATAGACCACTTAATTCCTCAGTCTTTAGGCGGCGCTGACACTGAAGATAATCTTGCCCTTGCTTGCCATCGCTGCAACAGTCGTCGCTATAACTTTATCGATGGCTTCGATTCAGAAACACAAACAATTTGTTCCCTCTTCAATCCCAGAGTTCAGAACTGGCGGGAGCATTTCATCTGGTCTGCCGACCGACAAAGAATTATCGGCATAACTCCTATTGGACGGGCTACAGTCGAACGTTTAGACCTCAACGACGAGCGCCACGATGAAGGTTCAATTCAACGGGCGCGCCGTCTTTGGATTCGAGGTGGTTGGCACCCACCTGCCGAAGACCCAATTTCAGATTCTTAA
- a CDS encoding GNAT family N-acetyltransferase — translation MNEEVGVPIESRETRPVFATCQDLPRIKALADRHRQELGFVNRATLESAVGSGEILNLPHGFLHFHHRRDKISTLYHLCVARECRRQGVGRALVKAWESHSQQYGIRLLRLKCPLDLEANGFYSRLGFHRANIEPGKHRPLVVWEKKLKEISPSHPQFVAALSAGGPDLKRLFDLWDEGGDPRNPFERVLTSPLACPLSTNVYLRQEKERGRIQQVWFDCGAYQVQQGKRKYEDLLVFLDRFYGENQWADGYILPDLVPLSTDSDAIVEYKVRETLYHCSKFFERMPAYIQERAIAPVHGRTPEQIDRCLETYARMGITRVGFGSWGTSGPNNSINMLSQTSLAIFAVVLNLAREQRMKVHCFGIGGPSSYKRLQDRQLIPHTLDSTTWWKAGGFGSIFFPNTAQIQITKRRGIETTKLGLENLKIRTNHSCYFCQDISKIRKVRNYRIAHNLVAWLDTLEN, via the coding sequence TTGAACGAGGAGGTCGGCGTGCCGATTGAAAGTCGGGAGACAAGGCCTGTCTTCGCTACTTGCCAAGATTTGCCTCGCATCAAGGCGCTTGCCGATCGACATCGGCAAGAGTTGGGCTTTGTGAATCGAGCAACTCTCGAATCGGCGGTAGGTTCTGGGGAAATTCTTAACTTACCCCACGGCTTCCTGCACTTTCACCATCGGCGCGACAAAATCTCTACCCTCTACCATCTCTGCGTTGCTCGCGAGTGTCGCCGCCAAGGAGTCGGTCGCGCTCTAGTTAAAGCATGGGAGTCTCATAGCCAACAATACGGCATCCGGCTTCTGCGCCTTAAATGTCCGCTGGATTTAGAAGCCAACGGTTTTTACTCCCGACTGGGCTTTCATCGGGCGAACATCGAACCGGGCAAACATCGTCCTCTCGTGGTTTGGGAAAAAAAGCTGAAGGAGATTTCCCCCAGCCATCCTCAATTTGTTGCTGCCCTCAGTGCTGGCGGGCCAGATCTTAAGCGTCTTTTTGACCTTTGGGACGAAGGAGGCGATCCGCGCAATCCCTTTGAGCGAGTCTTGACTTCCCCCCTAGCTTGTCCGCTTTCAACGAATGTTTATTTACGTCAGGAAAAAGAGCGAGGACGCATCCAACAAGTCTGGTTCGATTGCGGAGCTTATCAGGTACAGCAAGGGAAGCGAAAGTATGAGGATTTGCTAGTCTTCTTAGACCGTTTTTATGGCGAGAATCAATGGGCAGATGGATATATCCTGCCCGATTTAGTTCCGCTCTCGACCGATTCCGATGCGATCGTGGAATATAAGGTTCGAGAGACGCTTTATCATTGCTCTAAATTTTTTGAGCGAATGCCTGCCTACATCCAAGAACGCGCGATCGCGCCCGTCCACGGACGAACGCCCGAGCAAATCGACCGTTGTCTCGAAACCTATGCCCGCATGGGCATAACGCGCGTTGGATTTGGCTCTTGGGGAACTTCTGGCCCGAACAACAGTATTAATATGCTCTCCCAAACAAGCTTGGCAATCTTCGCTGTTGTCCTCAATCTTGCCCGCGAACAGAGAATGAAAGTTCATTGCTTCGGAATTGGAGGACCATCAAGCTATAAGCGTCTTCAAGATCGTCAACTCATCCCCCATACTTTAGATAGCACGACATGGTGGAAAGCAGGAGGTTTTGGCAGCATCTTTTTCCCGAATACGGCTCAAATCCAAATCACTAAACGGCGCGGTATTGAAACAACAAAATTAGGTTTAGAAAACCTCAAAATAAGGACAAATCATTCTTGTTATTTTTGTCAAGATATTAGCAAAATAAGGAAAGTTAGAAACTATAGAATTGCTCATAACCTCGTGGCTTGGCTTGACACCTTAGAGAATTAA
- a CDS encoding Fis family transcriptional regulator: MKVTRHRDKILEVLREWFRFHPQGPTLEELCLELEMLPRQKATLQRWLQTMRGIDVEWEDNVARSLRLLEEEPPNEPLVKVSVTETLRYLATGLAEWEKQEPETRSRIPASLRLGMSRMYLTSLLQGDEEAPSNLPELFNWAKNPVAEWKPAAQIGNIPPDVSLIEDGLLSDLALQWQVAGFDTEMQVQEKILQDVLLHCRLHQLQDAYRAFRQLIIEHPVLPYREYRRLLSSSQLKPLRPFLQQTYIDLVDLTEEEEYRFCPRCQYVLRRRRDETYTCRNLTCEELNAKQPHPPKPAISKHEADGWKAVTPGVHRYGTLPGLWEIKLARNLTQLGIRVTLWPEIDEFDLLVEFSKKIRWAIDVKDWSYLDEERLRNVQYRFDLTETFVVFPDEREEILRIKVQRQQLEPELGGVRLRLASEIVALAKEQLEKKRRARSQ; this comes from the coding sequence ATGAAAGTCACCCGACATCGAGACAAAATCCTTGAGGTGCTGCGGGAATGGTTTCGCTTCCACCCCCAAGGGCCAACCCTGGAAGAATTGTGCCTGGAACTGGAGATGCTGCCCCGGCAAAAAGCCACGCTACAGCGTTGGTTGCAGACGATGCGAGGCATTGATGTCGAATGGGAAGATAATGTTGCCCGCAGTCTGCGCTTGCTCGAGGAAGAACCCCCAAATGAACCGCTAGTCAAGGTTTCCGTAACGGAAACCTTGCGTTATCTAGCCACGGGCTTAGCTGAATGGGAGAAGCAAGAACCAGAAACGCGATCGCGCATTCCAGCATCCCTGCGCTTGGGAATGTCTCGAATGTACCTCACCTCCCTGTTACAGGGTGATGAGGAAGCGCCCTCCAACCTACCCGAACTGTTTAACTGGGCTAAAAACCCCGTCGCCGAATGGAAACCCGCAGCCCAAATCGGAAACATTCCCCCGGATGTTTCCTTAATTGAGGATGGTTTGCTTTCGGACTTAGCTCTTCAGTGGCAGGTTGCGGGCTTCGATACCGAAATGCAAGTCCAAGAGAAAATCCTACAAGATGTCCTCCTACACTGTCGGCTACATCAACTCCAAGACGCTTATCGCGCCTTTCGCCAACTGATTATCGAACATCCCGTCCTTCCCTACCGCGAGTACCGCCGCCTCCTCTCCTCTTCTCAACTCAAACCTTTACGTCCCTTTCTCCAGCAAACCTACATCGATTTAGTCGATTTAACCGAAGAAGAAGAGTATCGCTTTTGTCCGCGCTGTCAATACGTTTTACGCCGTCGCCGGGATGAAACCTATACCTGTCGCAACTTAACCTGCGAAGAACTCAACGCCAAACAACCGCACCCGCCCAAACCGGCAATTTCTAAACACGAAGCCGATGGGTGGAAAGCAGTGACTCCCGGCGTGCATCGGTATGGAACCCTTCCGGGATTGTGGGAAATTAAGCTGGCTCGAAACCTCACGCAACTTGGCATTCGCGTGACGCTGTGGCCGGAAATCGACGAATTTGACCTATTAGTCGAATTTAGCAAAAAAATTCGTTGGGCGATCGATGTCAAAGATTGGTCGTATTTAGATGAAGAGCGCTTGCGTAACGTTCAATACCGCTTCGATTTAACGGAAACTTTTGTCGTTTTCCCCGACGAACGAGAAGAAATCCTGCGAATTAAAGTCCAGCGCCAACAACTCGAACCTGAATTAGGAGGCGTGCGGTTGCGGTTGGCGAGCGAAATTGTTGCCTTAGCTAAAGAACAATTGGAGAAAAAAAGACGTGCGCGATCCCAATAA